The nucleotide sequence TCGGGATGGAAACTGGGGCGGACGTGATTTCGCTGAACACCGATGTAAGCCTGGATATTATGCGGCGGGACTTAAATTTGTGGGTCACCAACGCAGCGAATCAGCCTATGTCATCACCTGTTGTAAATAGCTTTAAAACGTAACGTGTTAATATATTTGATTTTTATTTTAGGGGTTTTGTGTTGTCCTTGCTTTGCACTAGTGAGCGGATTAACGCCCTGGCGGGGATTTATCTGTTCGGGTTTTCGACACAGGAAAAAACGGTATTACGTCATTCATTTGTCCCCGACTGACAGAGTAGGGCGTCTGACACGGAGCCGAACCCGGTGTTTTCATGCGGCATTTGTTCGCGAACTTGAGGGGGCACTTTTGCGGGCAGACAGGGATATTCTGTTTCGTTCGTAAACGTCCGGTCATCTCACCTTGTTCTTCCTCTCCGGCCCATGCACGCTACCGCTTCCTTATCTTCACCTGGAGACTGACACCATGAGCCGTAGCCGATATACCCCGGAACAAAAACAACACCATGTGACCCAATGGCGCCACAGTGACCTGACCCGAAAACAGTATTGCGAACAGCATCAGCTGAGTTTTTCCGCTTTCCGCGACTGGATTGCCGACAGTAACAACATCCCCCAACCTCTCAGCCAGACACTGCCCGCCCTCTTACCGGTTTCACTCCAGCCTGACGACGCGCGCACCGTCACCCTGCATACCCCAGACGGCTATGCCATCGCCTGTCCATTGACGCTGTTGCCTGACGTGATGCGGGTACTGACCCGATGCTGAAACCGCAACAGCTCTTTCTGGTGCGAGAGCCCGTCGACATGCGCCGGGGCATTGATGCCCTGACCCAGCACCTGGAGGGGCTGAATTTGCGCTGGCAGGACGAAGCCGCTTTTATTTTCTGCAACAAGGCCCGCTCCCGTCTCAAGGTGTTGCGCTGGGACCGACACGGCGTCTGGCTGTGTACCCGCCGTCTGCACCGGGCCCATTTTGTCTGGCCGAAGCAGGGCGAGCGCAGCTGGGTGATGACGCCCGCCCAGTTTGACTGGCTCATCCGCGGCATTCACTGGCAACAGGTCGAGGGAGATGACCTGTCCGGCTGGCGAAACTAATTCCGCTACCCCGGTCACACTTTTACCGGATAACGACGGGGAATTATCCGGTACACTGTCGGCATGACGCTCAATGACTTAATCGCG is from Photorhabdus laumondii subsp. laumondii and encodes:
- the tnpA gene encoding IS66 family insertion sequence element accessory protein TnpA, with protein sequence MSRSRYTPEQKQHHVTQWRHSDLTRKQYCEQHQLSFSAFRDWIADSNNIPQPLSQTLPALLPVSLQPDDARTVTLHTPDGYAIACPLTLLPDVMRVLTRC
- the tnpB gene encoding IS66 family insertion sequence element accessory protein TnpB (TnpB, as the term is used for proteins encoded by IS66 family insertion elements, is considered an accessory protein, since TnpC, encoded by a neighboring gene, is a DDE family transposase.), which produces MLKPQQLFLVREPVDMRRGIDALTQHLEGLNLRWQDEAAFIFCNKARSRLKVLRWDRHGVWLCTRRLHRAHFVWPKQGERSWVMTPAQFDWLIRGIHWQQVEGDDLSGWRN